One genomic window of Aquisalimonas sp. 2447 includes the following:
- a CDS encoding translocation/assembly module TamB domain-containing protein yields MLWRWLARLGRGLRVLVNSLSRLFYVVLITLAAVVLWLVFTTSGAQWLAERAMAEEQRLQLEITGGSLWNGLDVRAVQWRDEGVAVTVEEAELRWNHLCLLRARVCVNAALVRGVDARVDTDAMPVAEDDGEPAADGGDPFPLPVDIAFPQVRAQQVDVTVDGHRARWSDLRLGGTLEGRTLTLSRFNWESILVELPEGDDAEAVVTEDPDAGPGFLETGWEGLELPEVELPLNIVVDDLRLHDLRVVQGPDNELLALDRFSVAGELRDSRARLRQLEVVHAQGRLRADGSLTMRDDWPVDLELQVEARDLPEVGDLTLDASLWNSIGDLEFRLQAGGLANLALEGTVAPGREHMPMNVQAQWDTLGWPLDTRDLVAARDGRLSLQGDLTDYRLELGATVDGADIPEGRWQVDAAGDLQGAQLERLRGELLDGWLEVTGTAAWHPDVEWDASVELQGLAASRIVEQAPESVSGALRTRGRLAEDDLALDVEIDRIQAAVEGYELVLSGAVHKPVGGDWNLQDIQLRTGESLVSLAGRVGTETLDVEGSLDVADLGAFLPDAAGSVHGDFAASGALTAPDITAAIEAGQIRYGDLVSVDSVDLDAAVAGLGEQASRLRLAVRGVELEAETVDSVDVLLEGDRSDHRLSLDVDARRAAASVTVAGALSEALDWDGALERAELSAADQRWQLDASTPVRFDMAAQQARIDPHCWRYDGASLCAGEPILAGASGEASVALEGFDLALLAPWLPQAVELDGRIGAEVDARWGETPLPVVALAARIDDGQIRVIDPESDMDDDQVDLVLDYERLGLRLDLDEDRLRTAISLRSDDLGTVDLSANAAVVGGDQPFGPLDGEVDIRAIELGVIEPFFPELRTLRGTISAQGQLAGEVMDPRYHGTVSLTDGRVEPVAIGMELRDIGLELGVDGDNATLTGGFSSGDGTATITGEADWADELSAAVNLSGSALQVVYDPLADLRVNPDIDVTFTDNTLSLGGELRVPRGEITLVQLPESAVRVSGDVVIIDDQPEAPGPADDQDLEEAEEALAGAPEGLNLETDIQIVLGNRVNLSGFGITGRLTGDLRLQQSGSDEPQGFGEIRIMDGEYRAYGQRLRIREGQLLFSGPLDRPQLYVEAVRRIERDDVTAGLRLEGNPEEPRVSLFSEPAMGEEDVLSYIILGRPAGQGGGDDNMLGRAALALGMAGGSGYATALAEEIGIQDFTIDTEGDGDDTQVVVGGYINPNLYLGYGVGVFTPVNTLTLRYRLATNLYLEAVTSLESAIDLLYRFEFGSRG; encoded by the coding sequence GTGCTCTGGCGCTGGCTGGCACGATTGGGGCGTGGTTTGCGGGTGCTGGTGAACAGCCTCTCGCGGCTGTTCTACGTCGTCCTGATCACCCTTGCGGCGGTGGTGCTGTGGCTGGTGTTCACCACCAGTGGCGCCCAGTGGCTGGCCGAGCGAGCCATGGCGGAGGAACAGCGCCTGCAGCTGGAGATCACCGGCGGCAGCCTGTGGAACGGCCTGGACGTCCGCGCGGTACAGTGGCGGGACGAGGGTGTCGCCGTCACCGTGGAAGAGGCGGAATTGCGCTGGAACCATCTGTGCCTGCTCCGGGCGCGGGTGTGCGTGAACGCAGCCCTGGTGCGCGGCGTTGACGCCCGGGTGGACACCGACGCCATGCCCGTCGCCGAGGATGACGGTGAGCCGGCGGCGGACGGCGGGGATCCCTTCCCGCTGCCGGTGGACATCGCGTTTCCGCAGGTCCGGGCGCAGCAGGTGGACGTCACCGTGGACGGACACCGCGCACGCTGGAGCGATCTGCGGCTCGGCGGCACGCTGGAGGGGCGAACCCTGACCCTGAGCCGGTTCAACTGGGAATCCATCCTGGTGGAACTGCCGGAAGGCGATGACGCCGAGGCGGTGGTGACAGAGGACCCCGACGCCGGTCCCGGTTTTCTGGAAACCGGCTGGGAGGGCCTGGAACTGCCCGAGGTTGAGCTGCCGCTGAACATCGTCGTCGACGACCTCCGGCTGCACGATCTGCGGGTGGTCCAGGGGCCGGACAATGAACTCCTGGCCCTGGACCGCTTCAGTGTCGCCGGCGAGTTGCGTGACAGTCGTGCCCGCCTGCGGCAATTGGAGGTGGTGCATGCACAGGGTCGGCTGAGGGCGGACGGCAGCCTGACCATGCGCGATGACTGGCCCGTGGACCTGGAGCTCCAGGTGGAGGCCCGGGATCTGCCGGAGGTCGGCGATCTGACGCTGGACGCCTCGCTGTGGAACAGCATCGGCGATCTGGAGTTCCGGTTGCAGGCCGGCGGCCTGGCGAACCTGGCGCTGGAGGGGACCGTGGCGCCGGGGCGCGAGCACATGCCCATGAACGTCCAGGCACAGTGGGACACCCTGGGCTGGCCCCTGGATACCCGGGATCTGGTGGCTGCCCGCGACGGCCGGCTCAGCCTCCAGGGCGATCTCACCGACTACCGCCTGGAGCTGGGCGCCACCGTGGATGGCGCCGACATCCCCGAGGGGCGCTGGCAGGTGGATGCCGCCGGGGATCTCCAGGGCGCGCAGCTGGAGCGTCTGCGCGGTGAACTCCTGGACGGTTGGCTGGAGGTGACCGGCACCGCCGCCTGGCACCCGGATGTGGAATGGGACGCCAGCGTGGAACTGCAGGGGCTGGCTGCGAGCAGGATCGTGGAACAGGCGCCGGAGTCGGTCAGCGGCGCGCTGCGGACCCGCGGCCGGCTGGCCGAGGACGACCTGGCGCTGGATGTGGAGATCGACCGGATTCAGGCCGCCGTTGAAGGTTACGAACTGGTGCTCTCGGGGGCCGTGCACAAGCCAGTGGGTGGTGACTGGAACCTGCAGGATATCCAGCTGCGCACCGGCGAAAGCCTGGTGAGCCTGGCCGGCCGGGTGGGGACGGAGACCCTGGATGTGGAAGGGTCCCTGGACGTTGCCGACCTCGGCGCATTTCTGCCCGATGCCGCCGGCAGCGTCCACGGCGATTTCGCCGCCAGCGGGGCGCTGACCGCGCCGGACATCACCGCCGCCATCGAGGCCGGACAGATCCGGTACGGCGATCTGGTCAGCGTGGACAGCGTGGATCTGGATGCGGCGGTGGCCGGGCTGGGCGAGCAGGCCAGCCGGCTGCGGCTGGCCGTGCGTGGGGTGGAGCTGGAGGCAGAGACCGTTGACAGCGTTGATGTCCTGTTGGAGGGGGATCGCAGCGACCACCGCTTGAGCCTGGATGTGGACGCCAGGCGCGCCGCCGCATCCGTGACGGTGGCTGGTGCCCTGAGTGAGGCGCTGGACTGGGATGGTGCCCTGGAGCGGGCGGAACTCAGCGCCGCGGATCAGCGCTGGCAACTGGATGCGTCAACGCCGGTGCGCTTCGACATGGCGGCGCAGCAGGCCCGGATCGACCCGCACTGCTGGCGGTATGACGGCGCGAGCCTGTGCGCCGGGGAACCGATCCTGGCCGGTGCCAGCGGCGAGGCGTCCGTGGCCCTGGAAGGCTTCGACCTGGCCCTGCTGGCCCCCTGGCTGCCCCAGGCGGTGGAGCTGGACGGGCGCATCGGTGCCGAGGTGGATGCCCGCTGGGGCGAGACCCCGCTGCCCGTCGTTGCGCTGGCTGCCCGCATTGATGACGGTCAGATCCGCGTGATCGATCCCGAGAGTGACATGGACGACGACCAGGTGGATCTGGTGCTCGATTACGAGCGCCTTGGCCTGCGGTTGGACCTGGACGAAGACCGCCTGCGCACGGCCATTTCCCTGCGCTCGGACGATCTCGGGACGGTGGATCTCAGTGCCAACGCCGCGGTGGTCGGCGGTGATCAGCCGTTCGGGCCGCTGGACGGCGAAGTGGATATCCGCGCCATCGAACTCGGCGTGATCGAGCCGTTTTTCCCCGAACTGCGGACCCTACGGGGCACCATCAGCGCGCAGGGTCAGCTGGCCGGCGAGGTCATGGATCCCCGTTATCACGGCACGGTCTCGCTCACCGACGGCCGAGTGGAGCCTGTGGCCATCGGCATGGAACTGCGGGACATTGGCCTGGAGCTGGGAGTCGACGGTGACAACGCGACGCTCACCGGCGGTTTCAGTAGTGGTGACGGGACCGCAACCATCACCGGTGAAGCGGACTGGGCGGACGAGCTCAGCGCGGCGGTGAATCTGTCCGGGTCGGCATTGCAGGTGGTGTATGACCCCCTTGCGGACCTGCGGGTGAACCCGGATATCGATGTCACCTTCACCGACAATACCCTGAGTCTGGGCGGGGAGCTGCGCGTGCCGCGCGGCGAAATCACGCTGGTCCAGCTGCCGGAATCCGCAGTCCGGGTCTCCGGCGATGTGGTGATCATTGACGACCAGCCCGAGGCACCGGGGCCCGCAGACGACCAGGACCTGGAGGAGGCCGAGGAGGCACTGGCGGGAGCCCCGGAAGGGCTGAACCTGGAAACCGACATACAGATCGTGCTCGGCAATCGCGTCAACCTCTCCGGATTCGGTATCACCGGGCGCCTGACCGGGGATCTGCGCCTGCAGCAAAGCGGCAGCGACGAGCCCCAGGGCTTCGGCGAGATCCGCATCATGGACGGCGAGTACCGCGCCTACGGCCAGCGCCTGCGAATCCGTGAAGGGCAGTTGCTGTTCTCGGGGCCGCTGGACCGGCCGCAGCTCTACGTCGAGGCGGTGCGCCGCATCGAGCGCGATGACGTCACCGCCGGGCTACGACTGGAGGGCAACCCGGAAGAGCCCCGCGTGAGCCTGTTCTCTGAACCGGCCATGGGTGAAGAGGACGTGCTCTCCTATATCATCCTTGGTAGGCCGGCGGGGCAGGGCGGCGGCGACGACAACATGCTGGGCCGTGCCGCCCTGGCGCTGGGCATGGCCGGAGGCAGCGGCTACGCCACCGCCCTGGCCGAGGAAATCGGTATCCAGGATTTCACCATCGACACCGAGGGGGATGGCGATGACACCCAGGTGGTGGTGGGCGGGTACATCAACCCCAATCTGTATCTGGGCTATGGTGTTGGCGTGTTCACACCAGTGAATACCCTGACCCTGCGCTACCGCTTGGCCACCAACCTGTACCTGGAGGCGGTGACCAGCCTGGAGAGCGCCATTGATCTGCTCTACCGCTTCGAGTTCGGGTCGCGAGGATGA
- a CDS encoding histidine phosphatase family protein, with amino-acid sequence MPQLILVRHGIAEDPAPGQADADRALTRRGRDRVSAVAGTLATLLGPVDRLVSSRLLRARQTADLLAEALSPSERAEFPGLAPQGAPREVYTWLNGEPAVETTMLVGHEPQMNLLLGLALTGETVGLARFRKAGVAVVEFPGIPEPGAGRLEAFLPPAVSAG; translated from the coding sequence ATGCCACAACTGATACTGGTGCGTCACGGCATTGCCGAGGATCCGGCGCCGGGCCAGGCGGATGCCGACCGGGCGCTTACCCGGCGTGGGCGCGACCGGGTAAGCGCAGTAGCCGGGACGCTGGCGACCCTGCTGGGGCCGGTGGACCGGCTGGTGAGCAGCAGACTGCTGCGGGCGCGGCAGACCGCCGACCTGCTGGCCGAGGCGTTGTCGCCGTCGGAGCGCGCCGAGTTTCCGGGCCTGGCGCCGCAAGGCGCTCCCCGGGAAGTCTACACATGGCTCAACGGCGAACCGGCGGTGGAGACCACCATGCTGGTGGGCCATGAACCGCAGATGAATCTGCTCCTGGGGCTGGCACTGACCGGGGAGACGGTGGGTCTGGCGCGTTTCCGCAAGGCCGGCGTGGCTGTGGTGGAGTTCCCCGGTATCCCGGAGCCAGGTGCCGGCCGCCTTGAAGCCTTCCTGCCACCGGCCGTGTCGGCGGGGTGA
- a CDS encoding M48 family metallopeptidase, whose product MTGDQHNAKLRIGDSAIPVRVRQTRRRTLGLYVFPDGRVEIRVPHGTSREQALAFAAERRAWLRDTLQALPEAPAAPAYEDGAVHPYLGEALTLRIYPRGRRHCRREGSALLMGLPRPGEPAAVERALREWYRQRARGLFEERLAHWYPALGLPVAQMPSLRIRAMRSRWGSCSSRGGVNLNLWLIRAPLACIDYVVVHELCHLLEFNHGPRFHAHMDRILPDWRTRRQQLRHHQQQWG is encoded by the coding sequence ATGACGGGAGACCAGCACAACGCCAAGCTGCGCATTGGCGACAGCGCCATCCCCGTGCGGGTGCGGCAGACGCGGCGCCGCACCCTGGGTCTGTATGTCTTCCCGGACGGCCGGGTGGAGATCCGGGTGCCCCACGGCACCAGCCGTGAACAGGCGCTGGCGTTCGCCGCCGAGCGGCGCGCGTGGCTGCGGGATACGCTGCAGGCATTGCCGGAAGCGCCGGCGGCCCCGGCGTACGAGGACGGCGCGGTCCACCCCTACCTGGGCGAGGCGCTGACCCTGCGGATCTATCCCCGGGGGCGGCGCCACTGTCGCCGCGAGGGGAGCGCGCTGCTCATGGGGTTGCCCCGCCCCGGGGAGCCGGCGGCGGTGGAGCGGGCCCTGCGGGAGTGGTACCGGCAGCGCGCGCGAGGCCTGTTCGAGGAGCGCCTGGCGCACTGGTATCCGGCTCTGGGCCTACCCGTGGCGCAGATGCCGTCCCTGCGTATCCGCGCCATGCGCAGCCGCTGGGGCAGCTGCTCCAGCCGCGGCGGGGTCAATCTCAACCTGTGGCTGATCCGCGCACCGCTGGCCTGCATCGACTACGTGGTCGTCCACGAACTCTGCCATCTGCTGGAGTTCAACCACGGCCCCCGCTTCCACGCCCACATGGACCGCATCCTCCCGGACTGGCGAACCCGCCGCCAGCAGCTCCGCCACCACCAGCAGCAATGGGGATGA
- the typA gene encoding translational GTPase TypA: MIDNLRNIAIIAHVDHGKTTLVDKLLQQSGTLDSRAAPTERMMDSNDLEKERGITILSKNTAIRWQDYRINIVDTPGHADFGGEVERVMSMVDSVLLLVDAVDGPMPQTRFVTQKALEQGLNPIVVINKIDRPGARPDWVLDQTFDLFDRLGASDEQLDFPVIYASALNGYASEDSERRDGDMQPLFKAIADGVKAPDVDPEGPLQLQVSSLDYNAYVGVVGIGRIKRGKLRTNTQVTVIDRHGKKRNARVLQVLSYLGLQRTEVPEASAGDIIAFTGVDDLHISDTLCDPANVEALPALTVDEPTVSMTFVVNSSPFAGREGKYITSRQIRERLDRELLHNVALRVDPTDDPEKFRVSGRGELHLGVLIENMRREGYELGVSRPEVIVREVDGVRQEPYEQLTVDVPEDCQGAVMEKLGERGGEMTNMTPDGRGRVRMDYTMPARGLIGFRTEFLTATSGDGLMYHVFDHYGPYRGRQLGQRPNGVMIANAAGKAVAYALFTLQNRGKLFVGHGDEVYEGMVIGIHARDNDLVVNPMKAKQLTNVRSAGNDENLDLTPPLRLTLEQALEFIDDDELVEVTPKAIRVRKKLLKEHERKRASRAAANA; encoded by the coding sequence GTGATCGACAATCTTCGTAACATCGCCATCATCGCCCACGTGGACCACGGCAAGACCACCCTCGTGGACAAGCTGCTGCAGCAGTCCGGGACCCTGGACAGCCGCGCCGCGCCCACCGAGCGCATGATGGACTCCAACGACCTGGAAAAAGAGCGCGGGATCACCATCCTGTCCAAGAACACCGCCATCCGCTGGCAGGACTACCGCATCAATATCGTCGACACCCCCGGCCACGCCGACTTCGGCGGCGAGGTGGAGCGGGTGATGTCCATGGTGGATTCGGTGCTGCTGCTGGTGGACGCCGTGGACGGCCCCATGCCGCAGACGCGCTTCGTCACCCAGAAGGCGCTGGAACAGGGCCTGAACCCGATTGTGGTGATCAACAAGATCGACCGCCCGGGTGCGCGCCCGGACTGGGTGCTGGACCAGACCTTCGACCTGTTCGACCGGCTGGGCGCCAGCGACGAACAGCTGGATTTCCCGGTGATCTACGCCTCGGCCCTCAACGGCTACGCCAGCGAGGATTCCGAGCGCCGCGACGGCGACATGCAGCCGCTGTTCAAGGCCATTGCCGATGGCGTCAAGGCGCCGGACGTGGACCCCGAAGGCCCGCTGCAGCTGCAGGTCTCGTCGCTGGACTACAACGCCTACGTGGGCGTGGTGGGCATCGGCCGCATCAAGCGCGGCAAGCTGCGCACCAACACCCAGGTCACCGTCATCGACCGCCACGGCAAGAAGCGCAATGCCCGGGTGCTGCAGGTACTGAGCTATCTCGGCCTGCAGCGCACCGAAGTGCCCGAGGCCAGTGCCGGGGACATCATCGCCTTCACCGGCGTGGATGATCTGCACATCTCGGATACGCTTTGCGATCCCGCCAACGTCGAGGCGCTGCCGGCGCTCACCGTGGACGAACCCACCGTGAGCATGACCTTCGTGGTCAACAGTTCGCCCTTCGCCGGCCGCGAGGGCAAGTACATCACCTCGCGCCAGATCCGCGAACGCCTGGACCGGGAGCTGCTGCACAACGTGGCGTTGCGGGTGGACCCCACTGACGACCCGGAGAAGTTCCGCGTCTCCGGCCGCGGCGAGCTGCACCTGGGCGTGCTCATCGAGAACATGCGCCGCGAGGGCTACGAGCTGGGCGTCTCCCGGCCGGAAGTGATCGTCCGCGAAGTGGACGGCGTGCGCCAGGAGCCTTATGAACAGCTCACCGTGGACGTGCCCGAGGACTGCCAGGGCGCGGTCATGGAAAAACTCGGCGAGCGCGGCGGGGAAATGACCAACATGACCCCGGACGGCAGGGGCCGGGTGCGCATGGACTACACCATGCCGGCGCGCGGCCTGATCGGCTTCCGCACCGAGTTCCTCACGGCCACCTCCGGGGATGGCCTGATGTATCACGTGTTCGACCACTACGGCCCGTATCGGGGCCGGCAGCTGGGCCAGCGCCCCAACGGCGTGATGATCGCCAACGCCGCCGGCAAGGCCGTGGCCTATGCCCTGTTCACCCTGCAGAACCGCGGCAAACTGTTCGTGGGCCACGGTGACGAGGTCTACGAGGGCATGGTCATCGGCATCCACGCCCGGGACAACGACCTGGTGGTCAACCCCATGAAGGCCAAGCAGCTCACCAACGTGCGCTCCGCCGGCAACGACGAGAACCTGGACCTGACCCCGCCCCTGCGGCTGACGCTGGAACAGGCGCTGGAGTTCATCGACGACGACGAGCTGGTGGAGGTGACGCCCAAGGCCATCCGCGTGCGCAAGAAGCTGCTCAAGGAGCACGAGCGCAAGCGGGCGAGTCGGGCGGCGGCGAACGCGTAG
- a CDS encoding autotransporter assembly complex family protein has translation MPLPMFRCRHPFRAALVAVCGLLLLLCSASAAASVTIEIRGVEGDLADNIRNHVGEPPSSDPLVVRRFAGRVNQRATEALQALGHYEPEIRVERRREDDRHTIIIHVEPGPAIRITRVDVQFRGEAADDSAFQSLRDRIPLREGDRLHHGRYESSKRAIRNLALTRGYFDGAFETTRINVSLRNQEAEIVLHYNSGDRYSFGDVDYTDETLSADLRRRLVPFEPDDPYHSDGIAALNRNLLNSDYFRDVRVRTHQDRAGDERRVPVEADVRMNRPNRVGVGVGYATDVGPRVRLNWRKPWVNADGHSLSSEAEVSEVRQSLSSTYTIPLTPPLDHRLQFQGGWQREDIEDTETEKLTAAIQRQRVLTRGWTQTLFLRWEREKFTQAGDRGESTLTLPGMSLTRTRSRGGMDPTWGDRQFASVEATHEELGSSIQLSRFRLGTKWLRTYGRHRVVARADGGAVISESFDRTPPSLRFFTGGDQSVRGFRYQSLAPRNEDGDLIGGRYLLVGSVEYGYRIFERWTLATFYDVGNAFSDLDEDFREGAGVGVRWSSPVGPIRLDLAWGVSEPDTPFRIHFSMGPEI, from the coding sequence ATGCCGCTGCCGATGTTCCGCTGTCGTCACCCCTTCCGCGCCGCACTGGTCGCGGTCTGCGGACTGCTGCTATTGCTGTGCAGCGCGTCCGCCGCGGCCAGTGTCACCATCGAGATCCGGGGGGTGGAAGGGGATCTGGCCGACAACATCCGCAATCACGTGGGCGAGCCGCCGAGCAGTGATCCACTGGTGGTGCGCCGCTTCGCCGGGCGGGTCAATCAGCGCGCCACCGAGGCATTGCAGGCGCTGGGTCACTACGAGCCGGAGATCCGCGTGGAGCGCCGCCGGGAGGATGATCGGCACACCATCATCATCCATGTGGAGCCGGGGCCGGCGATCCGGATCACCCGGGTGGATGTCCAGTTCCGCGGCGAGGCGGCGGATGACAGCGCGTTCCAGTCGTTGCGCGATCGCATTCCCTTGCGCGAAGGCGATCGGCTCCACCACGGGCGCTACGAATCCTCCAAGCGCGCCATCCGCAACCTGGCCCTGACCCGCGGGTATTTTGACGGTGCCTTCGAGACCACCCGCATCAACGTCAGCTTGCGCAACCAGGAGGCGGAGATCGTCCTCCACTACAACTCCGGTGACCGGTACAGCTTCGGTGACGTGGACTACACCGACGAGACCCTGTCGGCGGACCTGCGGCGACGACTGGTGCCCTTCGAACCGGATGATCCGTACCACTCCGACGGCATCGCCGCGCTGAACAGGAACCTGCTCAACAGCGACTACTTCCGGGACGTGCGTGTGCGAACGCACCAGGACCGGGCCGGCGACGAGCGTCGCGTGCCGGTGGAGGCTGATGTCCGCATGAACCGCCCCAATCGCGTGGGCGTCGGCGTGGGCTACGCCACCGACGTTGGCCCGCGTGTGCGCCTGAACTGGCGCAAGCCGTGGGTCAACGCCGACGGGCACAGCCTGTCTTCCGAGGCCGAGGTCTCGGAGGTGCGACAGTCCCTGAGCAGCACCTACACCATTCCGCTGACGCCGCCGCTGGACCACCGGCTGCAGTTCCAGGGGGGCTGGCAGCGCGAGGACATCGAAGATACAGAGACGGAAAAGCTGACTGCGGCGATCCAGCGGCAGCGGGTGCTCACCCGCGGCTGGACGCAGACCCTGTTCCTGCGCTGGGAGCGGGAGAAATTCACTCAGGCCGGGGACCGCGGCGAGAGTACCCTGACCCTCCCGGGCATGAGTCTGACACGGACCCGCAGTCGCGGCGGCATGGACCCCACCTGGGGGGATCGCCAGTTCGCCTCCGTGGAGGCCACCCACGAGGAACTCGGCTCCAGCATCCAGCTGTCTCGCTTCCGGCTTGGCACCAAGTGGCTGCGCACGTACGGCCGCCACCGGGTCGTCGCACGGGCGGATGGCGGGGCCGTGATCTCCGAGAGCTTCGATCGCACGCCGCCGTCGCTGCGTTTCTTCACCGGCGGTGACCAGAGCGTGCGTGGCTTCCGCTATCAGTCCCTGGCGCCGCGCAACGAGGATGGTGACCTGATTGGTGGCCGTTACCTGCTGGTGGGCAGTGTCGAGTACGGCTACCGGATTTTCGAGCGCTGGACGCTGGCCACCTTCTATGATGTGGGTAACGCCTTCAGCGATCTGGACGAGGATTTCCGCGAAGGCGCCGGGGTGGGCGTGCGCTGGTCGTCGCCGGTGGGGCCGATCCGGCTGGACCTGGCCTGGGGTGTTAGTGAGCCGGATACCCCGTTCCGCATCCACTTCTCCATGGGGCCGGAGATATGA
- a CDS encoding Ppx/GppA phosphatase family protein produces the protein MSGAQSDTTATVAAVDLGSNSFHMVVARRHHGDLQILDRLKLMVRLGEGLDDTGALGDAVRSRALQALERFGQRLQGLPSSHVRVVGTNTLREMRDADAFMAAAEAALGHSVEVVSGMEEARLIYLGVARSLGEEGGRRLVVDIGGGSTEVVIGEGVRPLRMESLEVGCVNLTRRCFADGRLGAKAMEKAALEAERVLEPVVARFRAPAFAHAVGGSGTVKAVHRVLTAGGQAEECIRRDALMDLSQRIAAARTMDRLDLPGLEDDRRPVFPAGVAILTGLFRALGIESMQVSDGALREGVLHDLVGRMDYHDVRDQTVAALASRYHVDAGHAARVERTALSLLGQVTDDWGLDHEARNWLAWAARLHEIGLDVAHSGYHRHGEYIARHGDLGGFSAQDQAVLAALIRCHRRKIARSALSAVPHGRQQRTWRLIPLLRLAVVLHRSRLDEEAPPVRLEAEDATLTLTFPPVWLDRHPLTLADLELERQTLTRAGYTLIVNEDQ, from the coding sequence ATGAGCGGAGCGCAGAGCGACACCACGGCAACCGTGGCCGCGGTGGATCTCGGCTCCAACAGCTTCCACATGGTGGTGGCGCGGCGCCACCACGGTGATCTGCAGATCCTGGATCGCCTGAAACTCATGGTGCGCCTGGGCGAAGGGCTGGATGACACGGGTGCGCTCGGTGACGCGGTACGCAGCCGCGCTCTGCAGGCCTTGGAGCGCTTCGGCCAGCGCCTGCAGGGGCTGCCGTCCAGCCATGTCCGGGTGGTCGGCACCAACACCCTGCGGGAGATGCGTGATGCCGACGCCTTCATGGCGGCGGCCGAGGCGGCCCTCGGGCATTCGGTGGAAGTGGTTTCCGGCATGGAGGAGGCGCGCCTGATCTACCTCGGTGTGGCGCGGAGTCTCGGCGAGGAGGGTGGACGGCGACTGGTGGTGGATATCGGCGGGGGCAGTACCGAGGTGGTCATCGGCGAGGGGGTGCGGCCGCTGCGCATGGAGAGCCTGGAGGTGGGCTGCGTCAACCTGACTCGCCGCTGCTTTGCCGATGGTCGCCTTGGGGCGAAGGCGATGGAAAAAGCGGCGCTGGAGGCGGAGCGCGTGCTGGAGCCCGTGGTGGCCCGGTTCCGGGCGCCGGCCTTTGCCCATGCGGTGGGTGGCTCGGGGACCGTGAAGGCCGTGCATCGTGTGCTGACCGCCGGCGGCCAGGCCGAGGAGTGCATCCGGCGGGATGCCCTGATGGATCTCAGTCAGCGGATCGCTGCCGCCCGGACCATGGACAGACTCGACCTTCCGGGGCTTGAGGATGATCGGCGGCCCGTGTTCCCTGCTGGCGTGGCGATCCTCACGGGGCTGTTCCGGGCGCTGGGCATCGAGAGCATGCAGGTCTCCGACGGCGCACTGCGGGAAGGCGTGCTCCACGACCTGGTCGGGCGCATGGACTACCACGACGTCCGTGACCAGACCGTCGCCGCCCTGGCCAGCAGATACCATGTGGACGCGGGGCATGCCGCCCGGGTGGAGCGCACCGCGCTGTCGCTGCTGGGCCAGGTAACGGACGACTGGGGCCTGGACCATGAGGCGCGGAACTGGCTGGCCTGGGCGGCGCGGTTGCACGAGATCGGCCTGGACGTTGCCCATAGCGGTTATCACCGCCACGGCGAGTACATCGCCCGCCACGGCGATCTGGGCGGTTTCTCGGCCCAGGATCAGGCGGTGCTGGCGGCGCTGATCCGGTGCCACCGCCGCAAGATCGCCCGCTCGGCGTTATCGGCCGTCCCGCACGGGCGGCAGCAGAGAACGTGGCGCCTGATCCCGCTGCTGCGCCTGGCGGTGGTCCTGCACCGCAGCCGCCTGGACGAAGAGGCCCCGCCCGTGCGCCTGGAGGCCGAAGACGCCACCCTGACCCTGACCTTCCCCCCTGTGTGGCTGGACCGCCACCCGCTCACCCTGGCGGACCTGGAACTGGAACGGCAGACCCT